In Candidatus Nitrosocosmicus arcticus, the following are encoded in one genomic region:
- a CDS encoding P-loop NTPase fold protein, with amino-acid sequence MLDIEWFDFIIGLSKKTLEKIISIKLEKSELKDIGAQEYLRKIIQL; translated from the coding sequence ATCTTAGACATTGAGTGGTTCGACTTTATTATCGGTCTGAGCAAGAAAACGCTTGAAAAGATAATTTCCATTAAACTGGAAAAATCCGAACTTAAGGATATCGGAGCACAAGAATACCTGAGAAAAATAATTCAACTTTAA
- a CDS encoding response regulator has protein sequence MPHHIRRTPDTRAGDRSIAIIDDEKDLLYVYKKALELQGRKVVTFVDSSVALNELKVHHKKYCMVLVDIRMPKVNGYQLVNEIKCIDPVMKTVLITAYDVSELEILDNLSNGVRIDEVMHKPFSLIKLINTVNTLLEKY, from the coding sequence ATGCCTCATCATATTCGTAGAACGCCAGATACTCGAGCAGGTGATCGTAGCATAGCGATTATTGACGATGAAAAAGATTTGCTTTATGTATATAAAAAAGCATTAGAGTTACAAGGACGCAAAGTAGTTACATTTGTTGATTCTTCAGTAGCTTTGAATGAATTGAAAGTGCATCACAAAAAATATTGTATGGTCCTCGTAGATATCCGTATGCCCAAAGTGAATGGCTATCAATTGGTAAATGAAATCAAGTGCATTGATCCAGTGATGAAGACAGTTTTGATCACTGCTTATGATGTTTCTGAACTAGAGATATTAGATAACTTGAGCAACGGTGTCAGAATCGATGAGGTTATGCATAAGCCATTTTCATTAATTAAACTAATTAATACCGTTAACACACTTTTGGAAAAATACTAA
- a CDS encoding nickel-binding protein, which translates to MLKQAQNQPKDDFGVSQVNVIYNKEEDKLFCLVDAPDKESVRKHHEKFGTTCEWITEVKTTA; encoded by the coding sequence GTGCTTAAACAAGCACAAAATCAGCCAAAGGATGATTTTGGTGTATCACAGGTAAATGTGATTTACAACAAAGAAGAAGACAAGTTGTTTTGTTTGGTAGACGCACCTGATAAAGAATCTGTAAGAAAACACCATGAAAAATTTGGAACTACATGTGAGTGGATAACAGAAGTAAAGACTACCGCTTGA
- a CDS encoding DUF190 domain-containing protein, which translates to MTLKEMICLNIRIKKNDNVNGKRLEKTIIDFLMKSRVLGAIVWLGVDGFGRRGKSTVHLEGLMINQPMMIETIDEEEKIEPLLLPLKQIIGDNGFITIHKVQVV; encoded by the coding sequence ATGACACTAAAAGAAATGATTTGTTTAAACATTCGGATAAAGAAAAACGATAATGTTAATGGAAAAAGACTAGAAAAAACTATCATAGATTTTTTGATGAAGTCGAGGGTCCTAGGTGCTATAGTGTGGTTGGGGGTGGATGGCTTTGGAAGAAGAGGCAAATCAACCGTTCATTTGGAAGGCTTAATGATAAACCAACCGATGATGATTGAAACAATAGATGAGGAAGAAAAGATAGAACCTTTGTTACTACCTTTAAAACAGATAATAGGTGATAATGGCTTTATTACTATTCATAAAGTACAAGTTGTCTAG